The DNA segment GAACGCGTGCCAGGATCGATGTCGGCCGTGCCGACGTCCACGGCGGCGTCGAGGACCCCGCGCGGGCGCCTCCGCGCCCGGCGCCGCCCCGACGCCCCCCCGACATTCCCGCCCAGGATCCCCTCCTCGGCCCGACAACGACGTTCCGGACCGGCAGAGACGACGCCGTCCGCAGAGAAGGAGCTCCCATGACGAAGCGATCCCCCGCCGGCCCGCGCTTCCCCGCCCGCCCGCGCCTCCTCGCCGGCCTGGGCCTCGCCGCCTCGGCCGCTCTGCTGCTGAGCGCGTGCACGGGCACCGGCCAGGAGCCCGCCGCGACCTCGGGCGGCGGCGCGTCCGGCGCCGGCGGTGACTACACCTACGCGGTCGTCACCCACTCCGGCCCCGGCGACGCCTTCTGGGACCGCGTGAAGTCGGGCGCCGAGGCGGCCGGCGCCGACTACGGCGCGACGATCACCTACACGGCCGACTCCGATCCGGCGCGGCAGTCGCAGCTGATCGACAACGCGGTCGCCCAGCAGGTCGACGGCATCGTCGTCTCGATGGCCAACCCCGACGGTGTGAAGGACAGCGTCGAGAAGGCGGTCGCCGCCGGCATCCCCGTCGTCACCATCAACTCCGGCATCGAGCGCTCCGCCGAGTTCGGCGCCCTCACCCACATCGGCCAGAGCGAGACGGTCGCCGGCGAGGCGGTCGGCACGAAGCTCGCCGAGGCGGGCGCCACGAAGGCGCTCTGCGTGATCCAGGAGGCCGGCAACGTCGGTCTCGAGGAGCGCTGCAAGGCCGCGGCGTCGACCTTCGGCGGCGGCATGAGCAACCTGCAGGTGGACGGCACCAACGACGCGGACGTCAAGGCGACCATCAAGTCCAAGCTCCAGGCCGACCCGTCCATCGACGGCGTGCTCACCCTCGGCGGCCAGTACGCGATCGACGCCGTCGGCGCCGTGTCGGAGTCGGGCAGCTCGGCCCAGGTCGGCACCTTCGACCTCTCCGAGGACGTCGTCACCGCGATCGAGGACGGCTCGATCGTCTTCGCCGTCGACCAGCAGCCCTACGTGCAGGGCTTCCTCGGCATCACGGCGCTGTCGCTGTACTCCACGAACGGCAACGTCATCGGCGGCGGCCAGCCCGTCTACTCCGGACCCGCCTTCGTCACGAAGGAGAACGCGGCCGAGGTCGCCGAGTTCGCCGCGAACGGCACGCGCTAGCGTGCAGCCCGCCCCCGACAGGAGCCACCCGTGACGACCACCGACACCGCGACGACCGCGTCGAGCCCGCGCCGCGAGCGGCGCCCGCTCCGCACGCTCCTCGCGCGCCCCGAGACCGGTGCGCTCGCCGCCGCCCTCGCCGTGCTCGTGTTCTTCTCCCTCTTCGCCCCGCAGTTCCTGAGCCTGGCCGGCGCCGGAGTGTGGCTGGAGTCGGCGTCGACCTTCGGGATCATGGCCGTCGCCGTCGCGCTGCTGATGATCGGCGGCGAGTTCGACCTCTCCGCGGGCGTGATGACCGGCTTCTCCGCCCTCATCGTCGGGATCCTGACGACCCACTACGGGCTCAGCGTCTGGGTGGCGGTCGTCGTCTCGCTCGTCGTCTGCCTCGGCGTCGGCGCCCTGAACGGCGTCCTGGTGATGAAGACCGGACTGCCGAGCTTCATCGTGACGCTCGGCACCTTCTTCGCCCTCGCCGGCATCGACCTGGCGGTGACGAAGCTGATCACCGGCCAGGTCGCGATCCAGGGGATGGCGAAGGTCCCCGGCTACGACGGCATCCAGCCGCTGTTCGGCGCGTCCGCGGGCCTCGGCGGCGGCACCTTCTACGTCTCGGTGCTGTGGTGGTTCGCGGTGACGGCCGTCGCCACCTGGATCCTGCTGCGCACCCGCGCCGGCAACTGGATCTTCGCGGTCGGCGGGGCGCAGGCCTCCGCGCGCCAGGTCGGCGTGCCCGTGCTGAAGACGAAGATCGGCCTCTTCATGGGGACCGCCGGCGCCGCCTGGCTCGTCGGCATGATCTCGCTCTTCCGCACCTCGACCGTGCAGGCGAACACCGGGGTCGGCCAGGAGTTCATCTACATCATCTGCGCGGTCGTCGGCGGCTGCCTGCTGACCGGTGGCTACGGCTCGGCGATCGGCGCGGCTCTCGGCGCCCTCATCTACGGCATGGTCTTCCAGGGCATCACCTTCGCCCAGTGGGACACCGACTGGCTGCGCACCGTCCTCGGCGGGATGCTGCTCGCCGCGGTGCTGCTCAACAACGCCGTCCGGACCCGCGCGGGAGGCCGGCGATGAGCCCCGGCACGACCGCCGGCGGCGCGGCACCGCGCACCCCGGTGGGCACGACGATCCTCGAGGTCCGCGATCTCGGCAAGAGCTACGGAGCTGTCGACGCGCTCACCGGAGTGTCGACCACGGTCGACGCCGGGAGGGTCACCTGCGTCCTCGGCGACAACGGCGCCGGCAAGTCGACGCTCATCGCGATGCTCGCCGGCGCCGAGGCCCCCTCCTCGGGCGAGCTGCTCCTGGACGGGGCGCCGGTCGTCTTCTCGTCGCCGCGCGCCGCGCTGCAGGCGGGGATCGCGACCGTCTACCAGGACCTCGCGGTCGTGCCGCTGATGCCCGTCTGGCGCAACTTCTTCCTCGGCTCCGAGCTGACCCGCGGGCGCGGGCCGCTGCGCCGCCTCGACGTGCAGCGGATGAAGGAGATCACCCGGAGCGAGCTGGCGCGGATGGGCATCGACCTGCGCGACGTCGACCAGCCGATCGGCACGCTCTCCGGAGGCGAGCGCCAGAGCGTCGCGATCGCCCGCGCGGTGCACTTCGGCGCCCGCGTGCTGATCCTCGACGAGCCGACCGCGGCCCTCGGCGTCAAGCAGTCGGGCGTGGTGCTGACCTACATCGCCCGGGCCCGCGACGCCGGGCTGGGCGTGGTCTTCATCACCCACAACCCGCACCACGCCTACCCGATCGGCGACCGCTTCCTGCTCCTCAACCGCGGCACCAGCCTCGGCACCTTCGAGAAGAGCGACATCGGCCTCGGCGAGCTGACCGGCCTGATGGCGGGCGGCGCCGAGCTCGCCGCCCTCGCGCACGAGCTCGAGCGCCCGGCGCCGGAGTGACGGCGGGCCTGCGCCCGGCAGGCGGCACTCCGTGCTGATCGAGGAGCCCGCGGAGCGGGCGCATTCCATGTTGATCGAGTAGCCCGCGGAGCGGGCGTATCGAGATCCACCGTCGTCCGGTGGGCGGGTCTCGATACGCCGCTGCGGGGCTACTCGACCAGCATGAGGTCTCGATACGCGCTGCGCGCTACTCGACCAGCATGGGGCGCGCCCCTCCAGGTGGAAAGAGGAGCCCGTGGAGCGGGCGCATTCCATGTTGATCGAGTAGCCCGCGGAGCGGGCGTATCGAGATCCATCGTCGTCCGGTGGGCGGGTCTCGATACGCGCTGCGCGCTACTCGACCAGCATGGAACGGACGCGCTGCGCGTCCAGCACTGCAGTGCACGCTGCACGCTGCGCGACACGCGGGGGACGCATTGCATGCTGATCGAGTAGCCCGCGGAGCGGGCGTATCGAGATCCGGCGTCGGTCAGCGGGCGAGGTAGGCGCGCCAGCCGCCGAAGGCGGTGATGTCGTCCGCGCCGGGGAGGGCGATCGGCTCGACGAGGAAGCCGCTGACGAGGGAGCCGTCGGCCAACGCGACGGAGCCGATGGCCATCGGCTGGGGGAGCGCCGCGACGAAGGAGCCGAACGCGGCCTCCGTCAGCCGGTACACCTCGACCTCGAGCGCCGCGCCGCCCTCGGCGACCCGCACGACGCCGGGCTTCGGCGGCACGGTCGACAGCGCGTAGAGGCGGTAGTCGGCGCTCGTCGTCGTCGCCTCGACGAGCTCCGCGTCGCGGTCCGCGAGCTGGTGGTGCAGCGGCTGGTCGCGCAGGTGCGCTCCGGCGACGGCGAGGAGGACGGTGCTCGCGGCGGCGGTGCTCATGAGCGGCTCCAGACGAGATCGGCGAGCTGGTGGTCGGTGAACGCGGGGCCGATCAGCTGCACGCCGAACGGCAGCCCGTCGACGACTCCCGCGGGGTAGGCGACGGCCGCGAAGTCGAGCAGGTTCGCGAAGTTGGTGAAGCGCCCGAGCCGCGAGTTGACGCCGATCGGGTCGGCGGCGACGGCCGCGAGCGTCGGGTGCTCGGTCGTCGTCGGCAGCAGCAGCGCGTCGATCCGCTCGAACACGGCGTCCGACACCACCCGCGCCCGGTCGAGCCGCTCCTGGTCCTGGAACAGCTTCCAGGCCGGCAGCTCCCGCGACCGCGAGACGATGCCGCCGACCACCGGGTCCACCTCGTCGGGATGCGCGTCGACGAACGCGCCGACCGCCGCGTAGCGCTCGGCCACGAAGGCGCCGTCGTAGAGCATCCGCGCGGTCTCGAGGAACACCTCGATGTCGAGCTCGACCAGCGTCGCCCCCGCCTCGCTCCAGCGGGCCACCTCGGCGTCGAAGGCCTCGGCCCAGCCGGGCGCGAGCTCGCCGAGCTGCCCGGGCCGCGGGACGCCGATCCGCGCCGTCGAGGCGAACGGCTCGGCGACTCCGCTGCGGCTGAGCGGGTCGCGTGAGTCCGGCCCCGCCATCACGTCGAGCGCGCGCCGGGCGATCGCCGGATCCGCCGCCATCACCGTCACCACGTCGAGGCTCCGGCAGGCCGGCACCACGCCGGCGGCGCTGACCCAGCCCCTGGTCGGCTTCAGCCCGACCAGCCCGTGGAACGCGGCCGGCACCCGCCCGGAGCCCGCGGTGTCGGTCCCGAGCGCGAAGTCGGCGCCGCCGAGCGCCACCGCGACCGCGGAGCCGGACGACGAGCCGCCGGAGATGCGCGACGGGTCCACCGCGTGCCGCACCGCGCCGTACGGCGACCGGGTGCCGACGAGGCCGGTCGCGAACTGGTCGAGGTTGGCCGAGCCGAGCACCACGGCTCCCGCCGCACGCAGCCGCGCCACGACGGTCGCGTCCTCGGCGGGCGCGTACGCGAACGCCGGGCAGGCCGCGGTCGTCTCCAGACCCGCGACGTCGATGTTGCCCTTCACCGCGAACAGCAGCCCGGCGAGCGGGAGCGCCGGATCGACGGCGGCCAGCTCCGCGGCCACCTCGGCCTCGGGCCGCAGGGCGATGAACGCCTCGGGCCGCGCGGCCAGCCGCCGGTAGCGCTCGGCGACGTGCGCCGCGGGGTCCTGAAGCGCGGGGTCCAGCGCGGGGCTGTCCATCATGCTGCGTCCTCTTCCTCGGCCTGCTCGGCCCTCGTCTCCAGCACCACGAGCACCCTGCCCGCGGCCACGTGCGCCCCGACCTCGGCGACCACGGCGACCACGCGCCCGGCCGCCGGAGCCGTCACGGGCGCCTCCATCTTCATCGCCTCGAGGGCGACCAGCGTCTGCCCGGCGGCGACCGCATCCCCCACGGCCACGTCGATCCGGAACACCGTCGCCACGAACGGCGCCTCGACGCCCTCGCAGCCGTCCGGGATCTCCACGGCCGAGGACGCGGGCGGCGCGGGCACCGCCTCCACGCGGTCGAACTCGCCCGACGCCTCCCAGGCGGCGCGCTCGGCGCCGAAGGCCCCGGCCTGCACCGCGCGGAAGTCCGCGATCGACTCCGCGTTCTCCGCGAGGAACTCCTGGTACTCCGCGAGCCCGAACTCGCCCTCCTCGATCCGCAGCGGCAGCCGCCCCGCGGCCATCTCGGAGCGCAGCTCGAGCAGCTCGTCCGGCTCCACCGGGTACCAGCGGATGCGGTCGAAGAACCGCAGCAGCCACGGCACGCCGGTCTCGAACGCTCCGGCCTGGTGGTGCGTCGACCAGATCGGCACCGTGCGGCCGACGAACTGGTAGCCGCCCGGCCCCTCCATCCCGTAGATGCAGAGGTAGGCGCCGCCGATGCCGACGGCGTTCTGCGGCGTCCAGGTGCGCGCCGGGTTGTACTTGGTGGTCACCAGGCGGTGCCGAGGGTCGAGCGGAGTCGCGACCGGCGCGCCGAGGTAGACGTCGCCGAGCCCGAGCACCAGGTACTCCGCTTCGAACACCGTGCGGTAGACCTCGTCGACGCTGTCCAGGCCGTTGATCCGGCGGATGAACTCGATGTTCCACGGGCACCAGGGCGCGTCGTCGCGGACGCCCGCCATGTAGCGGCGGATCGCCTCGCGCGTCGACGGGTCGTCCCAGGCCAGCGGCAGGTGCACGGTGCGGCTCGGCACGCGCAGATCGGCCGTCGCGGGCAGCAGCGCCTCGGCCGCGAGCACCGCCTCGGCGACCGCGTCGGTCGAAGTCGTCCGCGGATCGAAGTGCACCTGCAGCGAGCGGATGCCCGGGGTCAGCTCGATCACGCCGGGCAGCGCCGCCTGCTCCAGCGTCTCGGCGATGGCGTGCACGCGCATCCGCGAGGCGAGGTCGAGACTCATCTCGCCGATCTCGACGAGCAGGTTCGCGTCGCCGCTGCGGCGCAGCACCAGCGACGGATCGCCGTCGTGCGCGGGCCGCCGGTGCAGCACGCCGTGGTCGTCGACCGCGGCCCGGCCCGCCGCGGGCTCGTCGAGCGGAGCGTCGAGCAGCCCGGTCGCCTGCGCCGCGGTGACCGGCACGAAGCGCACCGTGTCTCCGGGGCGGAGCTGCCCGAGCCGCCAGAGGTGGCCGGTCGCGACGCTCGCCGGGCAGGTGAAGCCGCCGAGGCTCGGGCCGTCGGGTCCGAGCAGGATCGGCAGGTCGCCGGTGTAGTCGACGGCGCCGACCGCGTACGGGGTGTCGTGGATGTTGGAGGGGTGCAGCCCGGCCTCGCCGCCGTCCTCGCGGGCCCAGTGCGGCTTCGGGCCGAGCAGGCGGACGCCGGTGCGCGCCGAGTTGAAGTGCACCTCCCAGGCGGTGGCGTAGAAGACGGCCATGTCGTCCTCGGTGAAGAACTCCGGAGCGGCGTGCGGGCCCTCGAGCGCGGCGAGCGTCCAGGCGTGCGGGAACGCGGGGCGCTCCTCCTCCGGCACGATCGCCACGGTGTTCGGGACGCTCGGCGTCCGCAGCCCGAGCACGTCGCCCGGGGCGAGCGCGCGCCCCGCGTGCCCGCCGATCGCGCCGAGGTCGAAGGTGCTGGCCGAGCCGAGCACGAGCGGGATGTCGAGCCCGCCCTCGACCAGCAGGTACATGCGCATGCCGCTCTCGGCCGTGCCGATGGCGAGGACGCCGCCGGCCGGCACCGCGATCGGCTCCCACTGCGCGATCGGCGCGCCGTCGAGGGTGGCTGGCGCGGGCGCCCCGGTCAGCACGACGCGGGTGGCGGTGTGGAAGCGGAGGGTCGGCCCGGTCATCGTGATCTCGAGTCCCGGCGCGTCCTCGGGGTTGCCGAGCGCCGTGTTGCCGAGCCGGAACGACAGCGCATCCATCGGTCCCGACGGCGGCACGCCGACCGGCCAGTAGCCCAGGCGCCCGGTCGCGTCCTGCACGGTGGTCAGCATCCCGCCCTTCAGCACCTCGACCCGCGGGCTCGCGTCGCGCAGGTCGTCGAGGGTCGCGGTGGAGTGCTCGGCCGCGAGCACCGAGGGCTCGGCCGCGATCGCCCGCAGCAGGCCGACGTTGGTCGCGATGCCGTCGACGCGGGTGGCGGCGAGCGCCCGCCCGAGCGCGGCCCAGGCCTCCTCGCGGGTCGCGCCGCTGACGATCACCTTCGCGAGCAGCGGGTCGTAGGAGGTGGAGACCTCGCTTCCGGGGCGGATCCAGCCGTCGACGCGGACGTCGTCCGGGAACGACAGCCCCGTGATGGTGCCCGAGCTCGGCGCGTTGCCGAGGTCCGGGTTCTCCGCGTAGACCCGCGCCTCGACGGCCGCGCCGCTCGGCTCCGGGATCGCGTCGAGGAACGCCGTCTCGCCCTGCGCCAGGCGCAGCATCCACTCGACCAGGTCGATGCCGTAGCGCGACTCCGTCACCGGGTGCTCGACCTGGAGGCGGGTGTTCACCTCGAGGAACGCCGCCTCCTGCCGGACCGGGTCGTAGATGTACTCGACCGTGCCCGCGCTGCGGTAGCCGGCCTCGGCGCAGAGCCGGCGCGACGCCTCCGCGATGCGCTCGCGCACGGCGTCCGGCAGATCGGGGGCGGGGCTCTCCTCGACCACCTTCTGGTTGCGGCGCTGGAGCGAGCAGTCGCGGTCGCCGAGCGACACGACGCGGCCCGCGCCGTCGCCGAAGACCTGCACCTCGACGTGCCGGGCGCGCTCGACCAGCCGCTCCAGGAACACGCCGGCGGAGGAGAAGCCGGCCTCGGCCAGGCGCCGCACCTCGCGCCAGGCGGCGCGCAGCTCGGCCTCGTCGCGGCAGGCGCGCATGCCGATGCCGCCGCCACCCGCCGTCGCCTTGAGCATCACCGGGTAGCCGATCCGGCCGGCTTCGCGGGCCGCGTGGTCGGCGTCGTCGAGCAGCCCGGTGCCGGCCAGCAGTGGCACGCCCGCGCGCTCGGCGGCGTCGCGCGCGGTGTGCTTGGCGCCGAACACCTCCAGCTGCTCGGGAGTGGGGCCGACGAAGACGATGCCGGCCGCCGCGCAGGCGCGCGCGAACTCGGCGTTCTCGCTGAGGAAGCCGTAGCCCGGGTGGATCGCGCCGGCGCCGGTCTGCGCGGCCGCCGCGAGGATCCGGTCGATCCGCAGGTAGCTGTCGGCGGCGGGGGCCGGCCCGAGGCGCACCGCCTCGTCGGCGAGCGCGACATGCGCGGCGCCGAGGTCGGCGTCGGAGTAGACGGCCACCGTGCGCAGGCCCATCGCCTTCGCGGTGCGGAGGATGCGGACCGCGATCTCGCCGCGGTTGGCGACGAGGAGGGTGTCGAAGGTCATGCGCTGCCCGTTCCCGCGTTCTCGCCGCTGTGCACGATCATCTCGGCGCGCGACGGGTCGAAGCCGTTGCACGGGTTGTTGATCTGCGGGCAGTTCGAGACGACGACGAGGGTGTCCCGCTCGGCCCGCAGCACGACGCTGAGCCCGGGGGAGGAGATCCCGTCGACGATCCCGAGGGCGCCGTCCGGGTCCACCGGCACGTTCATGAACCAGTTCACGTTCGAGACCTGGTCGCGCTTGCCCATCCCGTGCCGGGAGAGCTCGGCGACGAAGTTCTCGGCGCAGGCGTGCTGCGCCGTGGTGTGGAAGCCGTAGCGGAGCGCGTTGCTCTCCTTCGAGCAGGCGCCGCCGAGGGTGTCGTGGCGCTCGACGTCGGTCGCCACGACGGTGAGCAGTGGGCGGTGCTCGGCGTCGCGGAGCACCGAGCCGGTGACCAGGTACACCGTCTCCTGCGCCTGCAGGGTCGCGGCGGCGGAGTAGGCGGTGCGGTCCTCCGCGTCGTAGGCGAGGAAGTCGACGGCCTGGTTGCCGTCGACGTCGACGATGGTCAGGAACTCGCCGCGCTTCAGGAGGCGCGACCAGGGGGCGCAGGCGGCGACCGTCTCGCGGTGGGTCTCGGTGCCGTAGGCGGTGGTCGTGTCCGTGCTGGTCGTGCTCGTGTCGGTGCCGGTGGTGCTCATGCGATGCCCCTCGCGCTCAGGTACTCGTCGGTCTGCAGGAAGGCGCGGCGGCCCTCCGGAGTGGCGTCGCGCTCGTCGGCGCTCGCCGGCTCGCCCGCCCAGGCGTGCACGTCGACCGCGCCGACCGTGAACTCCGGCCGCGGGTCGAGCGGATGCGCGGTGTTCGCCAGCAGGACGATCGCCGGCATCTCCAGCCGCAGCGTCACCGAGCGGCCGGGCCCGGCGCCGCCGAGCCACTCCGGGCTGCCGTCCTCGCGGATCCGCACCCCCTGGAAGTACGAGACGCTCGGCGGCAGATCGCGCCGGCCCAGCCCGTGCTTGGCCGCGCCGAGCAGCAGCAGCTCGCGCCCGGCCGGCGACGGGCCCTGCGGTGAGCCGTCGCCGTAGCGCTCGACGTTCCGCGCCAGCGCGGTCGTGCCGTAGATCGTGTCGTGGCGGCCGGAGTCGTCGGCGACGACGCTCGCGAGCACCCGGCCCTGGTCGCTGAGCAGCAGCTGGCCGGCGCCGGCGTAGACCTGCCACTGCACCTTGACGGTGTCCGCGACGTTCAGCCGCTCGTGCGGCTCCAGCGAGTTGTACACCAGGAGCGAGACGCAGGCGTCGCCGGTGACGTCGGTCAGGCGGAGGTGCGTCCCGCGGGCGAGGACGCGGTGGCCGTAGCCGCCGCCCTCGATCCGCTCGGACCAGCGCAGGTCCGCCGGGGCGACGCCCTCCGGCGCGTCGGGGCGCGTGCTCGCCGCCGCCGCCTCCTGGGCGCGGGCGTGCTCGCGCGCACCCGCCGTGGTCGAGGTGCCTGATGTCGTCATGCTGCGCCTGCTCCGTCTGCTGGTCCGGTCGCTGCCGGGGTTTCTATCACTCGACAGGAAGTCAACCGCGCCCCCGTGTCGCCGCTGTGACCCCGACGTTGCGATCGTGTTTCGGCGCCCGCTCGCGCCCGCCCGCACCGCCGCCCGCGCCCGCCCCACGCCGTCGCCCACCTCTCCACTCCTCAAAAGTTGCGGTAGTCGCGCGCCACTACCGCAACTTTTGGAGAATCGGCGCGGGTCGGGAGCGCTGCTACGGTCGAGCGCATGGCGAGCGCACCCCCCGGACGGCCGCGCGCCTCCGGGGCGTCGCTCACCGGGCTGGGCACGCGGGCCGACATCCTCGCGGCGAGTGCGGCGCTCTTCTGCACGGAGGGGTTCGGCGGCACCAGCACGCACGCCATCGCGGCGGCGGCCGGCATCCGCCAGGCCTCGCTCTACCACCACTTCGGCGGCAAGCACGCGGTGCTGCTCGAGCTGCTGCTCGGCACGGTGCAGCCCTCGCTCGACGCCGCCGCGGTGCTCCTCACCCGCGACGAGCCGCCGGCCGCGCGCCTCTGGGCGCTCTGCGTCTCCGACGCCCGCCTGCTCGCGGCCGGCGAGCACAACGTCGGCGCGCTCTACCTGCTGCCCGAGCTCGGCGACGAGCGCTTCGCCGTGTTCCGCGACCGCCGCTCCGAGCTGGAGACCGCGTACCGCACCCTCGTCGCGGCCTGCGGCGCCGCCGACCCCGCGACCGGCGCCTCCCTCGTGCTCGCCCTCGTCGAGAACGTCATCCTCCAGCGCCGCCGGCAGCCCGCCGAGCCCGGCCCCTCCGCGGAGGCGGTCGCCCTCGCGGCCCTCCGCGTCCTCGACCTCCCGCGCCCCGCCGTCGCCGAGGCGCTCGCCGCGGGCCCCGCCCTGCTCGCCCACCTGCGCTGACGCCCCGCCCGTCCGGCCTGCCGCACGCCCCGAGCCCCCGCCCATCGTCCAGAAGTTGCGGTACTCGGCGTCGACTACCGCAACTTTCGAGTTCTCGCCGAGGGCGACGCGCGCCGGAGTTAACAGGATCGACCCACGCCCGAAAAGAACCGCGACCGAGCGCGCGGCAGGATCCGTGTCTATCAACCGATAGAAACACCCCGCCGCACCACCCAGCAGCTCGGAGCACGCATGATCATCCTCGGAGTGGGGATCACCGTCGTGGTGATCCTCGCCGTCGGCATCGCGGTCGCCCGCAAGATCGACGGCGACAGCGCCAACTACCTCGTCGCCGGACGCCGCCTCGGCATCCCGCTCGTCGCCGTGAGCCTGACGGCCGCCGCGGTCGACTCGAACGCCACCGTCGGCAACACCGACCTCACCTCGCAGTTCGGCTTCTGGGCGGGCGCCTCGCTCGCGATCGGCCTGGCGATCTGCCTCCTGATCACGGGCCTCTTCCTCGCCAAGCCGATGAACGCGATGAAGCTCTTCACCCTCGCCGACTTCT comes from the Rathayibacter festucae DSM 15932 genome and includes:
- a CDS encoding allophanate hydrolase-related protein, with product MSTAAASTVLLAVAGAHLRDQPLHHQLADRDAELVEATTTSADYRLYALSTVPPKPGVVRVAEGGAALEVEVYRLTEAAFGSFVAALPQPMAIGSVALADGSLVSGFLVEPIALPGADDITAFGGWRAYLAR
- the uca gene encoding urea carboxylase, which codes for MTFDTLLVANRGEIAVRILRTAKAMGLRTVAVYSDADLGAAHVALADEAVRLGPAPAADSYLRIDRILAAAAQTGAGAIHPGYGFLSENAEFARACAAAGIVFVGPTPEQLEVFGAKHTARDAAERAGVPLLAGTGLLDDADHAAREAGRIGYPVMLKATAGGGGIGMRACRDEAELRAAWREVRRLAEAGFSSAGVFLERLVERARHVEVQVFGDGAGRVVSLGDRDCSLQRRNQKVVEESPAPDLPDAVRERIAEASRRLCAEAGYRSAGTVEYIYDPVRQEAAFLEVNTRLQVEHPVTESRYGIDLVEWMLRLAQGETAFLDAIPEPSGAAVEARVYAENPDLGNAPSSGTITGLSFPDDVRVDGWIRPGSEVSTSYDPLLAKVIVSGATREEAWAALGRALAATRVDGIATNVGLLRAIAAEPSVLAAEHSTATLDDLRDASPRVEVLKGGMLTTVQDATGRLGYWPVGVPPSGPMDALSFRLGNTALGNPEDAPGLEITMTGPTLRFHTATRVVLTGAPAPATLDGAPIAQWEPIAVPAGGVLAIGTAESGMRMYLLVEGGLDIPLVLGSASTFDLGAIGGHAGRALAPGDVLGLRTPSVPNTVAIVPEEERPAFPHAWTLAALEGPHAAPEFFTEDDMAVFYATAWEVHFNSARTGVRLLGPKPHWAREDGGEAGLHPSNIHDTPYAVGAVDYTGDLPILLGPDGPSLGGFTCPASVATGHLWRLGQLRPGDTVRFVPVTAAQATGLLDAPLDEPAAGRAAVDDHGVLHRRPAHDGDPSLVLRRSGDANLLVEIGEMSLDLASRMRVHAIAETLEQAALPGVIELTPGIRSLQVHFDPRTTSTDAVAEAVLAAEALLPATADLRVPSRTVHLPLAWDDPSTREAIRRYMAGVRDDAPWCPWNIEFIRRINGLDSVDEVYRTVFEAEYLVLGLGDVYLGAPVATPLDPRHRLVTTKYNPARTWTPQNAVGIGGAYLCIYGMEGPGGYQFVGRTVPIWSTHHQAGAFETGVPWLLRFFDRIRWYPVEPDELLELRSEMAAGRLPLRIEEGEFGLAEYQEFLAENAESIADFRAVQAGAFGAERAAWEASGEFDRVEAVPAPPASSAVEIPDGCEGVEAPFVATVFRIDVAVGDAVAAGQTLVALEAMKMEAPVTAPAAGRVVAVVAEVGAHVAAGRVLVVLETRAEQAEEEDAA
- a CDS encoding urea amidolyase associated protein UAAP2; amino-acid sequence: MSTTGTDTSTTSTDTTTAYGTETHRETVAACAPWSRLLKRGEFLTIVDVDGNQAVDFLAYDAEDRTAYSAAATLQAQETVYLVTGSVLRDAEHRPLLTVVATDVERHDTLGGACSKESNALRYGFHTTAQHACAENFVAELSRHGMGKRDQVSNVNWFMNVPVDPDGALGIVDGISSPGLSVVLRAERDTLVVVSNCPQINNPCNGFDPSRAEMIVHSGENAGTGSA
- the atzF gene encoding allophanate hydrolase translates to MMDSPALDPALQDPAAHVAERYRRLAARPEAFIALRPEAEVAAELAAVDPALPLAGLLFAVKGNIDVAGLETTAACPAFAYAPAEDATVVARLRAAGAVVLGSANLDQFATGLVGTRSPYGAVRHAVDPSRISGGSSSGSAVAVALGGADFALGTDTAGSGRVPAAFHGLVGLKPTRGWVSAAGVVPACRSLDVVTVMAADPAIARRALDVMAGPDSRDPLSRSGVAEPFASTARIGVPRPGQLGELAPGWAEAFDAEVARWSEAGATLVELDIEVFLETARMLYDGAFVAERYAAVGAFVDAHPDEVDPVVGGIVSRSRELPAWKLFQDQERLDRARVVSDAVFERIDALLLPTTTEHPTLAAVAADPIGVNSRLGRFTNFANLLDFAAVAYPAGVVDGLPFGVQLIGPAFTDHQLADLVWSRS
- a CDS encoding ATP-binding cassette domain-containing protein — encoded protein: MSPGTTAGGAAPRTPVGTTILEVRDLGKSYGAVDALTGVSTTVDAGRVTCVLGDNGAGKSTLIAMLAGAEAPSSGELLLDGAPVVFSSPRAALQAGIATVYQDLAVVPLMPVWRNFFLGSELTRGRGPLRRLDVQRMKEITRSELARMGIDLRDVDQPIGTLSGGERQSVAIARAVHFGARVLILDEPTAALGVKQSGVVLTYIARARDAGLGVVFITHNPHHAYPIGDRFLLLNRGTSLGTFEKSDIGLGELTGLMAGGAELAALAHELERPAPE
- a CDS encoding TetR/AcrR family transcriptional regulator; this translates as MASAPPGRPRASGASLTGLGTRADILAASAALFCTEGFGGTSTHAIAAAAGIRQASLYHHFGGKHAVLLELLLGTVQPSLDAAAVLLTRDEPPAARLWALCVSDARLLAAGEHNVGALYLLPELGDERFAVFRDRRSELETAYRTLVAACGAADPATGASLVLALVENVILQRRRQPAEPGPSAEAVALAALRVLDLPRPAVAEALAAGPALLAHLR
- a CDS encoding sugar ABC transporter substrate-binding protein, which codes for MTKRSPAGPRFPARPRLLAGLGLAASAALLLSACTGTGQEPAATSGGGASGAGGDYTYAVVTHSGPGDAFWDRVKSGAEAAGADYGATITYTADSDPARQSQLIDNAVAQQVDGIVVSMANPDGVKDSVEKAVAAGIPVVTINSGIERSAEFGALTHIGQSETVAGEAVGTKLAEAGATKALCVIQEAGNVGLEERCKAAASTFGGGMSNLQVDGTNDADVKATIKSKLQADPSIDGVLTLGGQYAIDAVGAVSESGSSAQVGTFDLSEDVVTAIEDGSIVFAVDQQPYVQGFLGITALSLYSTNGNVIGGGQPVYSGPAFVTKENAAEVAEFAANGTR
- a CDS encoding ABC transporter permease; translation: MTTTDTATTASSPRRERRPLRTLLARPETGALAAALAVLVFFSLFAPQFLSLAGAGVWLESASTFGIMAVAVALLMIGGEFDLSAGVMTGFSALIVGILTTHYGLSVWVAVVVSLVVCLGVGALNGVLVMKTGLPSFIVTLGTFFALAGIDLAVTKLITGQVAIQGMAKVPGYDGIQPLFGASAGLGGGTFYVSVLWWFAVTAVATWILLRTRAGNWIFAVGGAQASARQVGVPVLKTKIGLFMGTAGAAWLVGMISLFRTSTVQANTGVGQEFIYIICAVVGGCLLTGGYGSAIGAALGALIYGMVFQGITFAQWDTDWLRTVLGGMLLAAVLLNNAVRTRAGGRR
- a CDS encoding urea amidolyase associated protein UAAP1, with translation MTTSGTSTTAGAREHARAQEAAAASTRPDAPEGVAPADLRWSERIEGGGYGHRVLARGTHLRLTDVTGDACVSLLVYNSLEPHERLNVADTVKVQWQVYAGAGQLLLSDQGRVLASVVADDSGRHDTIYGTTALARNVERYGDGSPQGPSPAGRELLLLGAAKHGLGRRDLPPSVSYFQGVRIREDGSPEWLGGAGPGRSVTLRLEMPAIVLLANTAHPLDPRPEFTVGAVDVHAWAGEPASADERDATPEGRRAFLQTDEYLSARGIA